In Candidatus Methylomirabilota bacterium, a single genomic region encodes these proteins:
- a CDS encoding DoxX family protein produces MSPFGATILRVLLGVVYIAHAYHAYFEVTPDAMVAMINKELGLPGADALVFYLLAAQLLGGVMLVLGLWTRWAALVNVPPMLVVVLLIQLNDGFFLRAAITETSRGKAHVVGYEYAMVVLVATIAQFFLGGGTWALTKDT; encoded by the coding sequence TTGAGCCCCTTCGGCGCCACGATCCTCCGCGTCCTGCTGGGCGTCGTCTACATCGCCCACGCATATCACGCCTATTTCGAAGTGACGCCGGATGCCATGGTGGCCATGATCAACAAGGAGCTGGGGCTACCGGGCGCCGACGCCCTCGTCTTCTACCTGCTCGCCGCGCAGCTCCTGGGCGGGGTCATGCTCGTGCTGGGCTTGTGGACGCGCTGGGCGGCCCTCGTCAATGTCCCACCCATGCTCGTGGTCGTACTTCTCATTCAGCTCAATGACGGGTTCTTCCTCCGCGCCGCCATCACGGAGACCTCTCGCGGCAAGGCCCATGTGGTCGGCTACGAGTACGCCATGGTGGTCCTCGTCGCCACCATCGCCCAGTTCTTCCTGGGCGGGGGCACCTGGGCGCTCACCAAGGACACGTGA
- a CDS encoding transglycosylase SLT domain-containing protein, translating into MRRACTAVVCILFVALLASASTAGPAPVRLAPEARDRFAAALQSYRAGDWATAARELADIARSAAPIGDYALLYQAESLARLGDPAGARVVAQQIPDQWPDSRAVPAALMLAAEQASRAGDEAGAAALWRRVLDRFPDLPDLPRVRLAWAQALANAGRLGEAAAAYRELWLLLPASPQGEAAARELRALEGRGVPVAAPTPAQRVERAERLVAAGTAEASRSEADLLLAERPSTEVALRALHVVMEASRRLNRDDAALLAVNRALALAPADKRAPWILDSAKIQQKKNREGAIVQLDRLLTAEPKSAEAPEALLLKARLLEAGSAPKSAEPVYVRLAQSYPESDEGLAATWRLGWLSWLRGDYGEAVERWGRISSVRMASQGYRDASTYWIGRAQAELGQTEAATRQFTQLIAEAPRSYYGILASRRAPHVQPGPGRNPASAQLAASLPADPRELLQAEAPWARVEALRAVGLGDYADDEMDSMVRRSADNPRRLYALSAAYAQESRFYLSLRILRRSFLGVARSAPSVPRTFWDLFYPMGWRNELSDAASRAALDPYFVAAMVREESSFNPQARSRVGARGLMQLMPDTARPLARSRGLPTSEESLDDPAVNLALGGAYLGVLMKEFGEPRLAVAAYNAGPTRVREWWKSRPTEDLEVWVELIPYDETRRFVRRVMLAWEEYRRLYAPSAVSAKP; encoded by the coding sequence ATGCGGCGCGCGTGCACGGCCGTCGTCTGTATCCTCTTCGTGGCGCTCCTCGCCTCCGCGTCCACGGCGGGGCCCGCACCTGTCCGTCTGGCCCCCGAGGCGCGCGACCGCTTTGCCGCGGCCCTGCAGAGCTATCGGGCGGGCGACTGGGCGACGGCCGCGCGCGAGCTCGCCGACATTGCGCGTTCGGCGGCTCCCATCGGCGACTACGCGCTCCTTTACCAGGCGGAAAGCCTGGCGCGCCTGGGCGACCCCGCGGGCGCGCGCGTGGTGGCCCAGCAAATCCCCGACCAGTGGCCCGATAGCCGCGCCGTGCCCGCCGCGCTCATGCTCGCCGCCGAGCAGGCCTCGCGCGCGGGCGACGAGGCGGGGGCGGCCGCTCTCTGGCGCCGCGTCCTCGATCGATTCCCGGATCTGCCCGACCTCCCGCGCGTGCGGCTGGCCTGGGCCCAGGCCCTCGCCAATGCCGGGCGACTCGGCGAAGCGGCCGCGGCGTACCGCGAGCTGTGGCTCCTCCTCCCCGCTTCCCCGCAGGGCGAGGCGGCGGCGCGCGAGCTCCGCGCCCTCGAGGGCCGCGGCGTGCCCGTGGCCGCGCCCACCCCGGCCCAGCGGGTGGAGCGCGCCGAGCGTCTGGTGGCGGCGGGAACGGCCGAGGCCTCGCGCAGCGAAGCGGATCTTCTCCTCGCGGAGCGGCCCTCGACAGAGGTGGCCCTGCGCGCCCTTCACGTGGTCATGGAAGCCTCGCGCCGCCTCAATCGCGACGACGCCGCGCTGCTCGCCGTCAACCGGGCGCTCGCCCTCGCCCCCGCCGACAAGCGCGCGCCGTGGATCCTCGACTCGGCGAAGATCCAGCAGAAGAAGAATCGCGAGGGCGCCATCGTGCAGCTCGACCGCCTTCTCACCGCCGAGCCCAAGAGCGCGGAGGCGCCGGAGGCGTTGCTGCTCAAGGCGCGCCTCCTGGAGGCGGGGAGCGCGCCCAAGTCGGCGGAGCCTGTCTACGTCAGGCTGGCCCAGAGCTATCCGGAGAGTGACGAGGGTTTGGCCGCGACATGGCGGCTCGGCTGGCTCTCGTGGCTGCGCGGCGACTATGGCGAGGCCGTCGAGCGGTGGGGTCGTATTTCCTCGGTCCGCATGGCCAGCCAGGGGTATCGCGACGCTTCGACCTACTGGATCGGCCGCGCCCAGGCGGAGCTCGGCCAGACCGAGGCCGCGACCCGGCAGTTCACTCAGCTCATCGCGGAGGCGCCGCGCAGCTACTACGGCATTCTCGCCTCCCGCCGGGCTCCGCACGTCCAGCCGGGCCCGGGTCGCAATCCCGCCTCCGCTCAGCTCGCGGCATCGCTGCCCGCGGATCCTCGCGAGCTCCTCCAGGCCGAGGCGCCGTGGGCGCGCGTGGAAGCGCTGCGCGCGGTTGGGCTCGGCGACTACGCCGACGACGAGATGGATTCCATGGTGCGGCGGTCCGCCGACAATCCACGGCGGCTCTATGCCCTCTCGGCCGCCTATGCCCAGGAATCGCGCTTCTACCTGTCGCTGCGCATCCTTCGGCGGAGCTTCCTCGGCGTGGCGCGGAGCGCGCCGTCCGTGCCGCGGACCTTCTGGGATCTCTTCTATCCGATGGGATGGCGCAATGAGCTGAGCGACGCCGCCTCGCGAGCGGCCCTCGACCCGTACTTCGTGGCGGCCATGGTGCGCGAGGAGTCCTCGTTCAACCCCCAGGCGCGCTCGCGCGTGGGGGCGCGCGGGCTCATGCAGCTCATGCCCGACACCGCCCGCCCGCTCGCCAGGAGCCGCGGGCTCCCCACGAGCGAGGAGTCGCTGGACGACCCCGCGGTCAATCTCGCCCTGGGCGGCGCCTACCTGGGGGTGCTCATGAAGGAGTTCGGCGAGCCCCGCCTGGCCGTGGCCGCGTACAATGCCGGCCCCACGCGCGTGCGCGAGTGGTGGAAGAGCCGGCCCACCGAGGACCTCGAGGTGTGGGTCGAGCTCATCCCCTACGACGAGACCCGCCGCTTCGTCCGGCGCGTCATGCTCGCCTGGGAAGAGTATCGTCGACTCTACGCTCCATCCGCGGTGAGCGCCAAGCCATGA
- the hisC gene encoding histidinol-phosphate transaminase: MRRIWRRALESVTPYEAGKSLEALSEELGLPAIVRLSANENPLGPSPKVIEALRQEAARAHLYPDGGSTRLREALGSWLGVPPEWLMVGNGGDELLGLIARAAFEPGDEILMTKPAFEPYGIETLLAGAIPVEVPLRGYDTDLDAMLARVGPRTKAIFLCTPHNPATTIIQKGTLDRFLQALGEDSPLVILDEAYRDFSDDPETPDGVALARRLPRLIALRTFSKIAALAGLRVGYVVGSPDTMGWLNRVRAPYNVNRFAQVAAVAALEDRAHLERTRALVLAERPRLLAEFARRDCPAPPSQANFLLPNVGRQSRALAAALLKAGILVRDGTAVGFPGHLRVTIGRPDVNARLLEIWDQTLAGD; this comes from the coding sequence ATGAGGCGGATATGGAGAAGAGCGCTCGAGTCAGTGACTCCATATGAGGCAGGCAAGTCTCTCGAGGCTCTCTCGGAGGAGCTCGGGCTGCCGGCCATCGTACGGCTCTCAGCCAATGAGAATCCGCTCGGTCCCTCTCCCAAGGTAATCGAGGCGTTGCGGCAAGAGGCTGCCCGAGCCCACCTCTACCCTGACGGCGGCTCGACTCGGCTGCGAGAGGCCCTGGGCTCCTGGCTCGGTGTGCCCCCCGAATGGCTGATGGTGGGCAATGGCGGTGACGAGCTCCTCGGGCTGATCGCGCGCGCGGCCTTCGAGCCCGGGGACGAGATCCTCATGACAAAGCCAGCCTTCGAGCCCTATGGCATCGAGACGCTGCTGGCCGGCGCCATTCCGGTCGAAGTGCCGCTGCGCGGCTATGACACCGATCTCGACGCCATGCTCGCGCGTGTGGGGCCCAGGACCAAGGCCATCTTCCTCTGCACCCCGCACAATCCGGCGACCACGATCATCCAGAAGGGGACGCTCGACCGCTTCCTGCAGGCCCTGGGCGAAGACAGCCCGCTCGTGATTCTCGACGAGGCGTACAGGGATTTCTCCGATGACCCGGAGACTCCGGACGGGGTGGCGCTCGCGCGGCGGTTGCCCCGGCTCATCGCGCTCCGTACCTTCTCCAAGATCGCGGCGCTTGCCGGGCTGCGCGTCGGCTATGTCGTGGGGTCGCCCGACACCATGGGCTGGCTCAACCGCGTGCGCGCGCCCTACAATGTCAACCGCTTCGCCCAGGTGGCCGCGGTGGCCGCCCTCGAGGACCGCGCCCATCTCGAGCGCACGCGCGCCCTGGTCCTGGCGGAGCGGCCGCGCCTCCTTGCGGAGTTCGCCCGGCGCGACTGTCCCGCGCCGCCCTCGCAAGCGAACTTTCTCCTGCCCAACGTCGGGAGACAGTCACGGGCGCTCGCCGCGGCATTGCTCAAAGCGGGGATCCTGGTGCGGGACGGCACCGCCGTGGGCTTTCCGGGGCACCTCCGGGTCACGATCGGGCGACCCGACGTCAATGCACGCCTTCTAGAGATCTGGGACCAGACGCTGGCAGGCGACTGA
- a CDS encoding CDP-alcohol phosphatidyltransferase family protein, whose protein sequence is MLGHYKAPLHRLFDPVARLLFRARLRPNHLTVAGLGVSIAAAYVFSAGRLRWGAVLLAVAGLFDFFDGAVARLAGSDSDYGAFLDSVVDRYSDLAVLLGILVYYETRGDTTGAIATMATLAGTFMVSYTKARAQSIGLRCEVGIMERPERLIALIAGATFLVLTPIMVLLAVLTNVTAVQRIIYTRRIARDLTLR, encoded by the coding sequence GTGCTAGGGCACTACAAGGCTCCGCTCCACCGACTCTTCGATCCCGTGGCCAGGCTCCTCTTCCGGGCGCGCCTCCGGCCCAACCACCTGACGGTAGCGGGTCTGGGCGTGAGCATCGCCGCCGCCTATGTCTTTTCCGCCGGCCGGCTGCGCTGGGGTGCCGTCCTTCTTGCCGTGGCCGGGCTCTTCGACTTCTTCGACGGTGCGGTGGCGCGGCTCGCGGGCTCCGACAGCGACTATGGCGCCTTTCTGGATTCGGTGGTGGACCGCTACTCGGACCTGGCCGTGCTCCTGGGCATCCTCGTCTACTACGAGACGCGCGGCGACACCACGGGCGCGATCGCCACCATGGCCACCCTCGCCGGCACCTTCATGGTCAGCTATACGAAGGCGCGGGCCCAGTCCATCGGCCTCCGCTGCGAGGTCGGCATCATGGAGCGCCCCGAGCGGCTCATCGCCCTGATCGCGGGCGCCACCTTCCTCGTGCTCACGCCCATCATGGTGCTGCTCGCCGTCCTCACCAATGTCACGGCCGTCCAGCGCATCATCTACACGCGCCGGATCGCCCGGGATCTGACCCTGCGGTAG
- a CDS encoding P1 family peptidase: protein MIPGLSVGHVTDNRGLTGCTVIMPDRPATGALEIAGRAAAVHGLEFLDPRHLVPAVDAVVLAGGSAYGLEAIWGVMQWLEERGRGFAVSRTVVPHVAGAIIFDLSVGDHRARPDRAMGYAAAAASIASPIAEGSVGAGTGATVGKLYGIERAMRGGLGVASVERNGIVTAALMVVNAAGDVRDPATGRLLAGARDAPDGRQLVDTAAALAAGAPPPRFRPTHTTIGVVATGARLDKAEAARVARLGLEGFGRALSPPHLDTDGDCLFCLSMGAQPADPTAVGAAAAAAVAQAIARAVLCATALPGLPTARDLAG, encoded by the coding sequence GTGATTCCCGGCCTGAGCGTGGGCCATGTCACCGACAACCGCGGGCTCACCGGTTGCACCGTCATCATGCCCGACCGTCCCGCCACAGGGGCCCTCGAGATCGCGGGAAGGGCGGCCGCGGTGCACGGGCTCGAGTTTCTCGACCCGCGCCACCTCGTGCCCGCGGTGGACGCGGTGGTGCTGGCCGGCGGCAGCGCCTACGGCCTCGAGGCCATCTGGGGCGTGATGCAGTGGCTGGAGGAGCGCGGGCGCGGCTTCGCGGTGTCCCGGACCGTGGTCCCGCACGTGGCGGGGGCCATCATCTTCGATCTCTCGGTGGGCGACCATCGCGCGAGGCCCGACCGGGCCATGGGCTATGCCGCCGCCGCCGCGTCCATCGCGAGCCCCATCGCCGAGGGCAGCGTGGGCGCGGGCACGGGTGCCACCGTGGGCAAGCTCTACGGTATCGAGCGGGCCATGCGGGGCGGACTGGGCGTGGCCAGCGTGGAGCGGAATGGAATCGTCACGGCCGCGCTCATGGTCGTCAATGCCGCCGGAGATGTGCGCGACCCCGCGACGGGGCGGCTCCTGGCCGGCGCCCGCGACGCTCCCGATGGCCGGCAGCTCGTGGACACGGCGGCCGCGCTGGCCGCGGGGGCACCGCCGCCGCGCTTCCGCCCCACCCATACCACCATCGGCGTGGTCGCGACCGGGGCCCGCCTCGACAAGGCGGAAGCGGCGCGCGTGGCGCGCCTCGGGCTCGAAGGGTTCGGGCGCGCGCTGTCGCCGCCGCACCTCGACACGGACGGTGACTGCCTCTTCTGCCTCTCGATGGGCGCACAGCCGGCGGACCCGACGGCCGTGGGCGCCGCCGCCGCCGCCGCCGTGGCGCAGGCCATCGCGCGAGCCGTACTCTGCGCCACGGCCCTCCCCGGGCTGCCCACCGCGCGGGACCTGGCCGGCTAG
- a CDS encoding cyclic nucleotide-binding domain-containing protein produces the protein MELISRILDGSIPQDLKDALRRAEPAGPRMSRDEKVAHLEEVPLFADCSQKQLRSVSDISRVVEVPTGTSLTRAGQPGDEFFVLVDGTAAVEKPGKRRNFLKPGDFFGEMSLLDGGPRSVTVRAATPLRVLVIDRKNFQVLLRDVPDLTYKLLVTLSKRIRMLEQAENT, from the coding sequence ATGGAATTGATCAGTCGCATCCTCGACGGCTCCATCCCGCAGGATCTCAAGGACGCGCTCCGCCGGGCCGAGCCCGCCGGACCCCGCATGAGTCGCGACGAGAAGGTCGCCCATCTGGAGGAGGTACCGCTCTTCGCCGACTGCAGCCAGAAGCAGCTCCGCTCGGTCTCCGACATCTCGCGCGTGGTCGAGGTGCCGACGGGCACCTCGCTGACGCGGGCCGGACAGCCGGGCGACGAGTTCTTCGTGCTCGTCGACGGCACCGCCGCGGTCGAGAAGCCGGGCAAGAGGAGGAACTTCCTCAAGCCCGGCGACTTCTTCGGGGAGATGAGCCTGCTCGATGGCGGCCCGCGCTCGGTCACCGTGCGCGCGGCCACTCCGCTGCGGGTGCTCGTCATAGACCGGAAGAACTTTCAGGTCCTGCTGCGCGACGTGCCCGATCTGACCTACAAGCTTCTTGTCACCCTCTCGAAGCGGATCAGGATGCTCGAGCAGGCGGAGAACACCTAA
- a CDS encoding RDD family protein, with translation MTELVAAGFWRRLAAHLLDGLVGLGAWLLGSMWLLIGVWELRGAPRDLRELLVLALALPVFAVALHVAYHVFMLVAGGQTLGKMAVGVMVVRRDGGPVGVGAACLRCLGGLLSAASLGLGYVGILVTRERRGLADMLAGTRVVDAGSARAMAELEPEVPIVIEHRLSA, from the coding sequence ATGACGGAGCTGGTCGCGGCCGGCTTCTGGCGCCGTCTCGCCGCGCACCTCCTCGACGGCCTCGTCGGGCTCGGCGCCTGGCTCCTGGGCTCGATGTGGCTCTTGATCGGCGTGTGGGAGCTTCGCGGCGCCCCGCGTGATCTCCGCGAGCTTCTCGTTCTCGCTCTGGCCTTGCCCGTCTTCGCGGTGGCTCTCCACGTCGCCTATCACGTCTTCATGCTCGTGGCGGGCGGCCAGACCCTGGGCAAGATGGCGGTGGGCGTCATGGTCGTGCGCCGCGATGGCGGCCCCGTAGGCGTGGGGGCGGCGTGCCTCCGTTGTCTGGGTGGCCTTCTCTCGGCGGCCAGTCTGGGATTGGGCTATGTGGGGATACTCGTGACGCGGGAGCGGCGGGGGCTGGCCGACATGCTGGCGGGAACGCGAGTCGTGGATGCGGGGTCGGCACGTGCCATGGCCGAGCTCGAGCCTGAAGTGCCAATAGTGATCGAGCACCGGCTCAGCGCCTGA
- the glnD gene encoding [protein-PII] uridylyltransferase, whose protein sequence is MRARFDIPDHGMYRFVMSTDLFRQVKRVEAQAERGFEGSATERAERKRRLRLELLRQHLTSNVDFLKAAHLGGASGQHSVQAYAAFMDGFLSTLFRLAVDDRKRDGIAPAPLVLVALGGYGRGELGPLSDLDLMVIYDGEMGPFVQRATQGLLYTLWDLGLTVGHSVRSLPDCVAMATTDFPSRTSMQEARYLVGDRRLFQRFRKVLSANVYRKDFGQFLETALAERDQRYRKFGGSPYMGEPNVKESAGGLRDLHTAMWLASTKFGTRTLRDLLEKGMITEREQRQTDEALTFLWRVRNELHFLSGHKNDVLARDIQPEIAAHFGYTSDENSLAVEKFMRDYYLHARVVHRVSSQLILRCQETLSRRSTVQRRLRQEALADGLYVMNERIHLVHPDGRDLREDPARLMKLYWHSHRLGLELGVEAERAVEEALDLVDDRFRRSPEVRDLFLDICRSWGRVAPTLRNMHHVGFLGRYLPEFGALTCLVQYDVYHKFTADQHSLIAVESLEALAPGASAEAQGIAQVLNEVERPDLLMLGMLLHDIGKGKGHGHVAKGIPLAEELTARLGLAGEAAGHVVFLVAQHVALSHIAQRRDVNDPKTVEALAEMCGSPERLRMLYLLTFADMRAVGPGVMTGWQAQVLWELYSGALRRLTGGHPESVTRDEATQRVAAELTDPALRRAVPGHLAMVSERYLATTAPARMAAHLRLIERLEEDPVATELFHHHDLGSSDLVIVTRDVPGLFSLIAGSLAAHGINILSAQIHTRADGIAIDTFQVNDPFGEAVTEEARWRRTLESLRRGVLGEQPIEALFAARKSMRAGEVAVPGPPKVSVDNHLSDTHTVVEVKCPDRVGLLYLITLTLSKLGLSIASARIATDIDHAFDTFYVVDRRGRRIEDSDEMARIRGALEDALLKPC, encoded by the coding sequence GTGCGCGCCAGATTTGACATCCCTGACCACGGCATGTACCGTTTCGTCATGTCCACGGACCTATTCCGCCAGGTGAAGCGCGTGGAGGCGCAGGCGGAGCGGGGCTTCGAGGGGTCGGCCACCGAGCGCGCCGAACGGAAGCGGCGACTCCGACTCGAGCTCCTCCGCCAGCATCTGACCTCCAATGTCGACTTCCTCAAGGCGGCCCACCTGGGGGGCGCCTCGGGGCAGCACTCGGTGCAGGCCTATGCCGCCTTCATGGATGGGTTTCTCTCCACGCTCTTCCGCCTGGCCGTGGACGACCGCAAGCGAGATGGCATCGCGCCGGCTCCGCTCGTCCTGGTGGCCCTCGGCGGCTATGGGCGCGGCGAGCTGGGCCCGCTCTCCGATCTCGACCTCATGGTCATCTATGACGGCGAGATGGGACCATTCGTGCAGCGCGCCACCCAGGGCCTCCTCTACACGCTCTGGGATCTGGGTCTCACCGTCGGGCACTCGGTGCGCAGCCTGCCCGATTGCGTGGCCATGGCCACCACCGATTTCCCCTCGCGCACCTCCATGCAGGAGGCGCGGTATCTCGTGGGCGACCGGCGGCTCTTCCAGCGCTTCCGCAAGGTGCTCTCGGCCAATGTCTACCGGAAAGACTTCGGGCAGTTCCTGGAGACGGCGCTTGCCGAGCGCGACCAGCGCTATCGCAAGTTCGGGGGCTCGCCCTACATGGGCGAGCCCAATGTCAAGGAGTCCGCGGGGGGCCTGCGTGACCTCCACACCGCCATGTGGCTGGCCTCCACGAAGTTCGGCACGCGCACCCTCCGTGATCTTCTCGAGAAGGGGATGATCACCGAGCGCGAGCAGCGGCAGACCGACGAGGCCCTGACCTTCCTGTGGAGAGTGCGGAACGAGCTCCACTTCCTCTCCGGCCACAAGAACGACGTGCTCGCGCGAGACATTCAGCCGGAAATCGCCGCGCATTTCGGCTACACCAGCGACGAGAATTCCCTCGCCGTCGAGAAGTTCATGCGCGACTACTATCTCCACGCGCGCGTGGTCCACCGGGTGTCGAGCCAGCTCATCTTGCGCTGCCAGGAGACGCTCTCGCGCCGGAGCACGGTGCAGCGGCGCTTGCGGCAAGAGGCGCTCGCCGACGGGCTCTACGTCATGAACGAGCGCATCCACCTCGTCCACCCCGACGGTCGCGACCTGCGCGAGGATCCAGCGCGGCTCATGAAGCTCTACTGGCACTCGCACCGGCTGGGGCTCGAGCTCGGCGTGGAGGCGGAGCGGGCTGTGGAGGAAGCCCTCGATCTCGTGGATGACCGCTTCCGCCGGTCGCCCGAGGTCCGAGATCTCTTCCTCGACATCTGTCGGAGCTGGGGGCGGGTGGCCCCCACCCTCCGGAACATGCACCACGTGGGCTTTCTTGGGCGCTACCTGCCGGAGTTCGGGGCCCTCACCTGCCTCGTGCAGTACGACGTGTACCACAAGTTCACGGCCGACCAGCACTCCCTCATCGCCGTGGAGAGCCTCGAGGCGCTGGCCCCGGGCGCCTCCGCCGAGGCCCAGGGCATCGCGCAGGTGCTCAACGAGGTCGAGCGCCCGGACCTCCTGATGCTGGGCATGCTCCTGCACGATATCGGCAAGGGCAAGGGACACGGGCACGTGGCCAAGGGCATCCCCCTCGCCGAGGAGCTGACGGCGCGACTCGGACTCGCGGGGGAGGCGGCCGGCCACGTGGTTTTCCTCGTGGCCCAGCACGTGGCCCTCTCGCACATCGCGCAGCGGCGGGACGTCAATGATCCGAAGACCGTGGAGGCCCTGGCCGAGATGTGCGGGAGCCCGGAGCGTCTGCGCATGCTCTACCTGCTCACCTTCGCCGACATGCGGGCCGTCGGCCCCGGCGTCATGACGGGCTGGCAGGCCCAGGTCCTCTGGGAGCTCTATTCGGGCGCGCTCCGACGGCTGACGGGAGGCCATCCGGAAAGCGTGACGCGTGACGAGGCCACCCAGCGCGTGGCGGCCGAGCTCACCGATCCCGCCCTCCGGCGCGCCGTCCCGGGCCACCTGGCCATGGTGTCCGAGCGATACCTCGCCACCACGGCGCCCGCGCGGATGGCCGCGCACCTGCGGCTGATCGAGCGCCTGGAGGAAGATCCCGTGGCCACGGAGCTCTTCCATCACCACGATCTCGGCTCCTCCGACCTCGTGATCGTGACGCGCGACGTGCCGGGCCTGTTCTCGCTCATCGCGGGCAGCCTGGCCGCCCACGGCATCAACATCCTCTCGGCGCAGATCCACACGCGCGCCGACGGCATCGCCATCGATACCTTCCAGGTCAATGATCCCTTCGGCGAGGCGGTGACCGAGGAGGCCCGCTGGCGGCGTACCCTCGAATCCCTCCGCCGCGGGGTGCTGGGCGAGCAGCCCATCGAGGCGCTCTTCGCCGCGCGAAAGAGTATGAGAGCGGGGGAGGTCGCCGTGCCCGGCCCGCCCAAGGTCTCCGTGGACAATCACCTCTCGGACACGCATACGGTGGTCGAGGTCAAGTGCCCCGACCGCGTCGGGCTTCTCTACCTCATCACCCTCACCCTGTCGAAGCTCGGCCTCAGCATCGCGAGCGCGCGCATCGCCACCGATATCGACCACGCCTTCGACACCTTCTACGTGGTGGACCGGCGGGGCCGGCGCATCGAGGACTCCGACGAGATGGCCCGGATACGAGGGGCGCTCGAAGACGCCTTGCTGAAGCCGTGCTAG
- a CDS encoding M48 family metalloprotease — protein sequence MRRRSLLVILVVAVWSAGCASLPAGTYYPSPTDPNTRRVANILHRAAVAAGDDPTRYSFSFIKSQHAAAYTDEDATFYITDGLARLPNPVLEAAVAHEVAHEVLDHVGTRRRLALSLNAGFGTAGIFAPGVGLLDFLVNPLVVRAFSRQQELAADQRAIEILRAMGNPTPRRSLSESLRAVDAVLVRTRDEGGSVLDTHPTLEDRLKALEPLEPATVAGAPGKKP from the coding sequence ATGCGACGGCGGAGCTTGCTCGTCATCCTCGTTGTGGCGGTCTGGTCGGCCGGCTGTGCCTCCCTGCCCGCCGGTACCTACTATCCCTCGCCCACGGACCCCAATACGCGCCGGGTGGCGAATATCCTGCACCGCGCCGCGGTGGCGGCCGGCGACGATCCCACCCGCTATAGCTTCTCCTTCATCAAGAGCCAGCACGCGGCGGCCTATACCGACGAGGACGCGACCTTCTACATCACGGACGGTCTGGCCAGGCTGCCCAACCCGGTCCTCGAGGCCGCCGTGGCCCACGAGGTTGCCCACGAAGTGCTCGATCACGTCGGGACCCGGCGGCGCCTGGCCCTGTCGCTCAATGCCGGCTTCGGCACGGCCGGTATCTTCGCGCCGGGCGTGGGACTCCTCGATTTCCTCGTCAATCCGCTGGTGGTACGGGCCTTCTCGCGCCAGCAGGAGCTCGCCGCCGACCAGCGCGCCATCGAGATCCTTCGTGCCATGGGCAATCCCACGCCGCGCCGTAGTCTCTCCGAGTCCTTGCGCGCGGTGGACGCCGTGCTCGTCCGCACGCGCGACGAGGGCGGCAGTGTGCTCGATACGCACCCCACGCTCGAGGACAGGCTCAAGGCTCTCGAGCCGCTCGAGCCGGCCACCGTCGCCGGAGCTCCGGGCAAGAAGCCGTAG